A window from Nitrospiraceae bacterium encodes these proteins:
- the ispG gene encoding flavodoxin-dependent (E)-4-hydroxy-3-methylbut-2-enyl-diphosphate synthase — MAVRKKTKVINVGKVAIGGVNPVSVQSMTKTDTRNYALTIKQIKGLEKAGCEIIRLAVPDMEAAKALGKIKKGISIPMIADIHFDWRLALEAVKQGVDGLRINPGNIGAKWKVAEVVKAASDSFISIRVGVNAGSLEKQLFAKYGHPSPEALVESAAGHIDILESLGFNSIKVSLKASNVPTTIEAYRLFSKKYRYPLHVGISEAGPPATGIIKSSVGIGLLLSEGIGDTIRVSLTAEPIEEVRVAYEILKALHIREKGVEIISCPTCGRCNIDIKKLAVKIEARLKNIKKPITVAVMGCVVNGPGEARGADFGIAGGKGRGILFKKGKIIKQVKEEELLDALLKEIED; from the coding sequence ATGGCAGTTCGTAAAAAAACAAAAGTTATTAATGTTGGAAAGGTAGCAATCGGAGGAGTAAATCCTGTAAGTGTCCAGTCAATGACAAAGACTGACACGAGAAATTATGCCTTAACAATAAAGCAGATCAAAGGACTTGAAAAAGCAGGCTGCGAGATAATAAGACTTGCAGTTCCTGATATGGAAGCAGCAAAGGCTCTTGGGAAGATTAAAAAAGGCATAAGCATTCCTATGATTGCTGATATACATTTTGACTGGAGGCTTGCACTTGAGGCGGTAAAGCAGGGAGTTGACGGTTTAAGGATTAATCCTGGCAATATTGGGGCAAAATGGAAAGTTGCAGAAGTTGTAAAAGCAGCTTCTGACAGTTTCATCTCAATAAGAGTAGGCGTTAATGCAGGATCACTGGAAAAACAACTGTTTGCAAAATACGGTCATCCATCTCCTGAGGCGCTTGTTGAGAGTGCGGCAGGACACATAGATATACTCGAAAGTCTTGGATTCAATTCTATAAAGGTTTCACTTAAGGCATCTAATGTGCCTACAACAATCGAAGCATACAGATTGTTCTCAAAAAAATACAGATATCCGCTTCATGTCGGAATATCAGAGGCTGGTCCCCCAGCAACGGGCATTATAAAAAGTTCTGTTGGAATAGGGCTACTTCTTTCAGAAGGCATAGGAGATACAATAAGAGTTTCACTTACAGCAGAGCCGATAGAAGAAGTGAGAGTTGCGTATGAAATACTTAAGGCGCTTCATATAAGAGAAAAAGGTGTGGAGATAATCTCATGCCCTACTTGCGGCAGATGCAATATTGATATTAAAAAACTTGCAGTAAAAATTGAAGCAAGACTAAAAAATATTAAGAAACCAATAACAGTTGCAGTAATGGGATGTGTTGTTAACGGTCCGGGAGAAGCGCGCGGAGCTGATTTTGGAATTGCAGGAGGGAAAGGCAGAGGCATCTTGTTTAAAAAAGGAAAGATTATAAAACAGGTAAAAGAAGAAGAACTCCTCGATGCTTTGTTAAAAGAGATTGAGGATTAA
- the groES gene encoding co-chaperone GroES, with protein sequence MKFKPLKDRVLVKYSSEEEKTAGGLYIPDAAKEKPQRGTVVAIGAGRVTDDGKRQTMEVKVGDTILFDKYSGSKIKMDNEEYLIIREEDILGIVA encoded by the coding sequence ATGAAGTTTAAACCACTTAAGGACAGAGTATTAGTAAAGTATTCTTCAGAAGAGGAAAAGACTGCTGGCGGTCTTTACATCCCTGACGCAGCAAAGGAAAAACCACAGAGAGGTACAGTTGTGGCAATAGGCGCAGGCAGAGTTACTGACGATGGAAAGCGCCAGACAATGGAAGTTAAGGTTGGGGACACAATACTCTTCGACAAATACTCTGGTTCGAAGATAAAGATGGACAATGAGGAATATCTTATCATCAGAGAAGAGGATATCCTCGGTATTGTTGCATAG
- the panC gene encoding pantoate--beta-alanine ligase, whose product MELIRIPRVMQDTTKVHLLHGRTIGFVPTMGALHEGHMSLVRMSKAENDITVVSIFVNPKQFGPKEDFSKYPRDADGDIAKLKAEGIDVLYMPDDSLVYPENFSTFIDMNGLSEKLCGAYRPGHFKGVCTVVAKLFNVVKPTRAYFGQKDFQQCVVIKKMVKDLDMAVEVVVSPIFREEDGLAMSSRNRYLNKEERNAAAVIYECLSKTADMIRSGIIDKKKIKKMMKDRLSNESFVAEIQYASVYDPQTLDELERVEKQALLAVALKIGETRLIDNMLVDVK is encoded by the coding sequence ATGGAGCTGATTCGCATACCAAGGGTCATGCAGGATACAACAAAGGTGCATCTTCTGCACGGAAGAACAATAGGCTTTGTGCCGACAATGGGCGCATTGCATGAAGGACATATGAGCCTGGTGAGGATGTCTAAGGCAGAGAACGATATTACAGTTGTCAGTATATTCGTAAACCCAAAACAGTTTGGACCAAAAGAGGATTTTTCGAAATATCCACGCGATGCTGATGGAGACATTGCAAAACTAAAAGCAGAGGGGATAGATGTTCTTTATATGCCTGATGATTCTTTGGTTTATCCTGAAAATTTTTCAACCTTTATTGATATGAATGGACTCTCTGAAAAACTCTGTGGAGCTTACAGACCGGGTCATTTCAAGGGCGTATGCACAGTTGTTGCAAAACTCTTTAATGTTGTTAAGCCTACAAGGGCATATTTCGGGCAGAAAGATTTTCAACAGTGTGTGGTTATAAAAAAAATGGTTAAAGACCTTGATATGGCTGTTGAAGTTGTTGTTAGTCCGATATTCAGGGAAGAAGATGGGTTGGCTATGAGTTCGAGAAACAGATATCTCAATAAAGAAGAACGCAATGCAGCAGCGGTAATCTATGAATGCCTTTCAAAAACTGCTGATATGATAAGGTCTGGTATAATTGATAAGAAGAAGATTAAAAAAATGATGAAGGATAGATTGTCTAATGAATCATTTGTTGCTGAGATTCAATATGCATCAGTGTATGATCCACAGACGCTGGATGAACTTGAAAGAGTTGAAAAGCAAGCACTTCTTGCTGTTGCACTGAAAATAGGGGAAACAAGATTGATAGACAATATGTTAGTAGATGTAAAATAA
- a CDS encoding thioredoxin family protein, with amino-acid sequence MLQRVYIQILDNPMEDVMLSADRFDASMTNKLLAEKLQNEMGKTYPFMVSVEYVDLFTDEDDDFGDVRELLRHGAITTPVVVINGVPRIYGGIPSSVIKKEVENILSSGLVH; translated from the coding sequence ATGCTGCAACGAGTTTATATACAAATATTAGATAATCCGATGGAAGATGTTATGCTGTCTGCAGACAGGTTTGATGCCTCTATGACTAACAAGCTTCTGGCTGAGAAGCTTCAGAATGAAATGGGCAAGACATATCCTTTCATGGTGTCTGTTGAATATGTGGATTTGTTCACTGATGAGGATGATGATTTCGGAGATGTCAGGGAACTACTTAGGCATGGAGCAATAACAACACCTGTTGTAGTTATAAACGGTGTGCCAAGGATATATGGAGGCATCCCATCGTCAGTTATTAAAAAAGAAGTTGAGAATATTCTTTCCTCAGGGCTGGTTCACTAA
- a CDS encoding zinc-ribbon domain-containing protein — protein sequence MIVGCPKCYTKLKVSDEKIAPEGTKFKCPKCSAILLVKKPAPQPQEIQPQAVHTRTTTGAKIIVAHSNPAVVAKISSLLARNDFSVLTAQDGVEAAQKIAEAIPAVAILDVALPEIFGFDLCKQFKDKAETRDIKVILISSIYDKNRYRREPNSLYGADDYIEEHNINSLLIEKINSVLGNERPGIEQKKEETKETLQQEISNRPVFDRLETPKVERHAPASTVSNGNEEPFSMPKIQKPSFSPEPSISKTAETFTRPEITLPPVTEEITAREEIKIQPAKKEIIEEKNPAVEKARRLARTIVADIYLYSPTKMESSMKNDSFSADFAPEIREGLKLYNDRVAKEVREKGDFFNEAINNFIREKKKTLNL from the coding sequence GTGATAGTTGGGTGTCCAAAGTGTTATACAAAGCTAAAGGTTTCTGATGAGAAGATCGCTCCTGAAGGCACAAAATTCAAATGTCCGAAATGCAGCGCAATCCTTCTTGTAAAAAAACCTGCACCGCAGCCTCAGGAGATTCAACCTCAGGCAGTACACACTAGAACGACTACCGGCGCAAAAATCATTGTTGCTCATAGCAATCCTGCAGTTGTTGCAAAGATAAGCAGCCTCCTTGCTAGGAATGATTTCTCGGTTTTAACAGCGCAGGATGGAGTTGAAGCTGCTCAGAAGATAGCAGAAGCAATTCCTGCTGTTGCAATACTCGATGTTGCTCTTCCAGAGATATTCGGTTTTGATTTGTGCAAACAATTCAAGGATAAGGCAGAAACTCGTGATATAAAAGTTATCCTAATAAGTTCAATATATGATAAGAATCGTTATAGAAGAGAGCCTAATTCTTTATATGGAGCTGATGATTATATTGAAGAGCACAATATAAATAGTCTGCTTATTGAAAAAATTAATTCAGTATTAGGAAATGAAAGGCCGGGCATAGAACAGAAAAAAGAAGAGACAAAGGAAACGTTGCAGCAAGAGATATCAAACAGACCTGTATTTGACAGGCTGGAAACACCGAAGGTTGAAAGACATGCGCCTGCTTCTACAGTTTCTAATGGCAATGAAGAGCCTTTCTCAATGCCTAAAATACAGAAGCCGTCATTTTCACCTGAACCTTCGATTTCAAAAACAGCAGAAACTTTTACACGACCTGAAATAACGCTGCCGCCTGTTACTGAGGAAATTACCGCTAGAGAAGAGATAAAAATACAGCCGGCAAAAAAAGAAATTATTGAAGAAAAAAACCCTGCAGTGGAAAAGGCCCGCAGACTTGCAAGGACTATTGTTGCTGACATTTATTTATACAGTCCAACAAAGATGGAAAGCTCAATGAAGAATGATAGTTTTAGCGCTGACTTTGCTCCGGAGATTAGAGAAGGGCTAAAACTGTACAACGACCGTGTTGCAAAAGAAGTAAGGGAAAAGGGTGATTTTTTCAATGAGGCAATAAACAATTTTATAAGGGAAAAGAAGAAAACCCTAAATCTTTAA
- the groL gene encoding chaperonin GroEL (60 kDa chaperone family; promotes refolding of misfolded polypeptides especially under stressful conditions; forms two stacked rings of heptamers to form a barrel-shaped 14mer; ends can be capped by GroES; misfolded proteins enter the barrel where they are refolded when GroES binds), whose product MMAKQLVFDEAARSALLKGVSILTDAVKATLGPKGRNAILDKKYGAPTITKDGVSVAKDIELKDPWQNMGAQLVREVSSKTSDVAGDGTTTATVLAHAIFREGIKNVVAGTNPMDIKRGIEKAVETVVAEIKKLSKPVQDKKEIAQVGTISANNDVSIGQLIAEAMDKVGKDGVITVEEAKSMATTLDVVEGMQFDRGYISPYFITDPERMECVLDDVFILINEKKISNMKDLLPILEQTAKMGKPLLIIAEEIEGEALATLVVNKLRGTIHVCAVKAPGFGERRKAMLEDIAILTGGTMIAEDLGIKLESIKISDLGKAKKVTIDKENTTIVEGAGDQTKIKGRIKQIKAQIEETTSDYDKEKLQERLAKIVGGVAVINVGAATETEMKEKKARVEDALHATRAAVEEGIVPGGGVALLRTISALDKLKLDADQQVGVEIIKKALEEPVRQIVFNAGLEGSVVVEKIKNSKDVNYGFDADKEEYVDMMKAGIIDPTKVTRYALQNAASVAALMLTTAVMVTDIPEEEKPKMPGGPGGMGMEGMY is encoded by the coding sequence ATCATGGCTAAACAGCTTGTTTTTGACGAGGCAGCAAGAAGCGCTCTTTTAAAAGGCGTAAGCATCCTTACAGATGCAGTAAAGGCTACATTAGGGCCAAAGGGCAGAAATGCAATTCTTGATAAAAAATATGGGGCACCTACAATCACAAAAGACGGTGTATCAGTTGCAAAAGATATAGAGCTTAAAGATCCATGGCAGAATATGGGAGCACAGCTTGTAAGAGAAGTTTCATCAAAGACCTCTGATGTTGCAGGCGACGGTACAACAACTGCTACGGTTCTCGCGCATGCCATTTTCAGAGAGGGCATAAAGAATGTTGTTGCAGGAACAAACCCTATGGATATTAAGAGGGGTATTGAAAAGGCAGTTGAAACGGTTGTTGCAGAGATAAAGAAACTTAGCAAGCCTGTTCAGGACAAAAAAGAGATTGCACAGGTAGGAACAATATCTGCTAACAATGATGTGTCAATCGGACAGCTTATCGCTGAGGCAATGGATAAGGTCGGCAAGGATGGTGTAATCACTGTTGAAGAGGCAAAGAGTATGGCAACAACCCTCGATGTTGTTGAGGGTATGCAGTTCGACAGAGGATACATCTCACCATATTTCATTACAGACCCTGAGCGTATGGAATGCGTGCTTGATGATGTATTCATTCTTATTAATGAAAAGAAAATATCGAACATGAAAGATCTTCTTCCAATCCTTGAGCAGACGGCAAAGATGGGGAAACCTCTTCTTATAATTGCTGAGGAAATTGAAGGAGAAGCGCTTGCTACACTTGTTGTTAACAAACTTCGCGGAACAATACATGTATGCGCTGTCAAGGCTCCTGGCTTTGGCGAAAGAAGAAAGGCAATGCTTGAGGATATAGCTATACTTACTGGCGGAACAATGATTGCCGAAGACCTTGGGATTAAACTTGAAAGCATCAAAATATCTGATCTCGGAAAAGCAAAGAAGGTAACAATTGATAAAGAAAACACAACAATTGTTGAAGGTGCAGGCGATCAGACCAAGATAAAGGGAAGAATCAAACAGATAAAGGCGCAGATAGAGGAAACAACATCTGACTACGACAAAGAGAAATTGCAGGAGCGTCTTGCAAAGATTGTGGGCGGAGTTGCAGTTATTAATGTCGGCGCAGCAACAGAGACAGAGATGAAAGAGAAAAAGGCAAGAGTTGAGGACGCTTTGCATGCAACAAGAGCGGCAGTTGAAGAGGGAATAGTCCCAGGAGGCGGTGTTGCTCTCCTCAGAACAATTTCTGCACTTGACAAACTTAAACTTGATGCTGACCAGCAGGTTGGGGTTGAGATTATAAAGAAAGCGCTTGAAGAGCCGGTAAGACAGATAGTATTCAATGCTGGTCTTGAAGGTTCAGTTGTTGTTGAAAAAATCAAGAACTCAAAAGATGTGAACTACGGCTTTGATGCTGACAAAGAAGAGTATGTAGACATGATGAAAGCAGGTATCATTGATCCTACAAAGGTTACAAGATATGCTCTTCAGAATGCTGCATCAGTTGCAGCATTGATGCTCACAACAGCTGTTATGGTCACAGACATTCCAGAGGAAGAAAAGCCAAAGATGCCTGGCGGTCCCGGCGGAATGGGCATGGAAGGAATGTACTAA
- a CDS encoding DNA recombination protein RmuC, producing the protein MCYVIFGVTVLILSAIIIWLVAKVHFLKHSQQNFQDMEQKLKETFQSLSLDVLAKNSDHFLNIAGEKLEGKKELIDKSIEQMSKTLSDVQKKMSDVEKGSSEISSLVKTHSDITTKLKDTTEHLRQAFASSKKRGEWGERMAEDIIRLIGMVEGLNYIKQKTVEESANRPDYTFLLPNKLKINMDVKFPLDNYQHYLDSQTEHDRKRFKEELVKNMKIMIKQVTNRNYIDTADNTVDYVILFIPNEQVFSFINEADITIMDEALKQKVILCSPFTLYAVLAVIRQAVENFNMERTASEIIKLLGEFHKQWENYKKVFTTMGERLDSAKEQYDQLIGTRKNMLEKPLNKIDELRKRQSITFDETINLE; encoded by the coding sequence ATGTGCTATGTAATTTTTGGTGTTACAGTTTTAATATTATCAGCAATTATTATATGGCTTGTGGCAAAAGTCCATTTCCTGAAGCATTCTCAGCAGAACTTTCAGGATATGGAGCAGAAGCTGAAAGAAACCTTTCAGTCTTTATCCCTGGATGTGCTTGCAAAAAACTCAGACCATTTTCTGAACATTGCAGGAGAAAAACTTGAAGGCAAAAAAGAACTTATTGATAAAAGCATCGAGCAGATGAGCAAAACTCTTTCTGATGTTCAGAAAAAAATGTCGGATGTTGAGAAAGGAAGCTCGGAAATATCATCACTCGTTAAAACCCATTCAGACATAACAACAAAACTCAAAGACACAACTGAACATTTGCGGCAGGCGTTTGCAAGCTCGAAAAAAAGAGGCGAATGGGGCGAGAGAATGGCCGAGGACATAATCAGGCTCATTGGAATGGTTGAGGGCCTGAATTATATAAAGCAAAAGACTGTCGAGGAATCAGCAAACAGGCCTGATTACACCTTTTTACTGCCGAACAAATTGAAAATAAATATGGATGTTAAATTCCCTCTTGATAACTACCAGCATTATCTTGATTCACAGACAGAACATGACAGAAAGCGCTTTAAGGAAGAGTTAGTAAAAAACATGAAAATAATGATCAAGCAGGTAACAAATAGGAATTATATTGATACAGCCGACAATACTGTCGATTATGTAATACTCTTCATCCCGAATGAGCAGGTTTTTAGTTTTATTAATGAGGCTGACATAACAATAATGGACGAGGCATTGAAACAGAAAGTAATCCTCTGTTCGCCATTCACGCTATATGCAGTTCTTGCTGTAATAAGACAGGCTGTTGAAAATTTTAATATGGAGAGGACTGCCTCTGAGATAATAAAACTTCTCGGAGAATTTCACAAGCAGTGGGAAAATTACAAAAAGGTCTTTACAACCATGGGAGAACGCCTTGACTCAGCAAAAGAACAATACGATCAACTTATTGGAACAAGGAAAAATATGCTTGAAAAACCTTTAAACAAAATCGATGAACTAAGAAAACGGCAGTCTATTACATTTGACGAAACAATAAATCTTGAATAG
- the mltG gene encoding endolytic transglycosylase MltG, with the protein MKKIKLNIKRDIKVILICVLLVNILYAYIAFMIPLPLGPDAREIRIPKGATFRQVVDVLAKENLVRDKNLFLLIGRITGLHKKIRVGYYSIAGTMSPFDILRMLERGEIIQNTVTIIEGESLSEIAEKLDEMEIVDKETFKAMAKDTVFLDSYNIEAPSVEGYLFPDTYNIPKGTEPEEVLSFMIDSMREKFSEKFRKRAEELGMSENEILTMASIIEKEAVVDKERPIISAVYHNRLKKNMKLQADPTAIYGVKNPRAKVTLKDLKSNTKYNTYVIKGLPPGPIASPGIKSIEAALYPADVPYIYFVSNNDGTHIFSTSSKQHAKAVESYREKKNKSREDKKAKANGSS; encoded by the coding sequence ATGAAAAAAATAAAATTAAATATAAAAAGAGACATAAAAGTAATATTGATCTGTGTTCTATTAGTAAACATCCTCTATGCTTATATCGCTTTTATGATTCCACTTCCATTAGGGCCTGATGCAAGAGAGATCCGCATACCAAAAGGCGCTACATTCAGGCAGGTAGTGGATGTTCTCGCTAAAGAAAATCTTGTAAGAGATAAAAATCTATTTTTGTTGATCGGGAGAATTACGGGATTACATAAAAAGATAAGGGTGGGCTACTATTCGATTGCCGGCACAATGAGTCCTTTTGATATTCTCAGAATGCTTGAACGCGGAGAGATTATTCAAAACACAGTGACGATTATAGAAGGAGAATCTTTATCGGAAATAGCTGAAAAACTTGATGAGATGGAGATAGTCGACAAGGAAACTTTTAAGGCTATGGCTAAAGACACTGTATTTCTTGATTCATACAACATAGAAGCGCCTTCAGTCGAAGGTTATCTTTTTCCTGACACATACAATATACCTAAAGGCACCGAGCCCGAAGAAGTTTTGAGTTTTATGATAGACAGTATGCGCGAGAAATTTTCCGAGAAATTCAGGAAAAGAGCAGAAGAGCTCGGAATGTCAGAGAATGAAATCCTAACTATGGCCTCTATAATAGAAAAAGAAGCTGTTGTAGACAAGGAGCGTCCGATTATCTCTGCTGTTTATCATAACAGGCTCAAAAAGAATATGAAGCTTCAGGCGGATCCCACAGCCATTTACGGGGTTAAGAATCCAAGAGCAAAGGTAACTTTAAAAGATCTTAAAAGCAATACAAAATATAACACGTATGTTATCAAGGGGCTTCCTCCCGGACCGATTGCCTCGCCAGGGATAAAGTCTATAGAGGCAGCGTTATATCCGGCTGATGTTCCGTATATTTATTTTGTCTCGAATAATGACGGCACTCATATTTTTTCCACCAGCTCAAAACAACATGCAAAAGCAGTAGAGTCATACAGGGAAAAGAAAAACAAATCAAGGGAAGACAAAAAGGCTAAAGCAAATGGCAGTTCGTAA